From the Halorhabdus utahensis DSM 12940 genome, one window contains:
- a CDS encoding SWIM zinc finger family protein, producing the protein MQIDEAWIRDRCTDAVFERGQHYRTDGRIRRIDRFGDVVTAIVQGSSQYDVTVELDESNIESRCTCPYDGPGDCKHVVAVLLEIAADPPADDSERVTAVLDDVSPADLRAFVRAVLAERPALRDRFLARYGDAAVSFEELRDEIEALFDQYTQDHPAVTDAIDFWRFFEMAERYRERDRHFAAAAVYRAIFTAIDENEGRIDGAYDHHARALQSALDGYVDCVIAADLDQERFETYAGVLAELSSAGSPVNDERFRRALEELEERR; encoded by the coding sequence ATGCAAATCGACGAGGCATGGATCCGAGATCGGTGTACCGACGCGGTGTTCGAACGCGGGCAGCACTATCGAACCGACGGCCGGATCCGCCGAATCGATCGATTCGGCGATGTCGTTACGGCGATCGTTCAGGGATCAAGTCAGTACGACGTAACCGTCGAACTAGACGAATCCAACATCGAGTCACGATGTACGTGTCCCTACGACGGCCCGGGCGACTGCAAGCACGTCGTGGCAGTCCTGCTGGAGATCGCTGCTGACCCGCCAGCGGACGACAGCGAGCGCGTCACGGCGGTGCTCGACGATGTCTCGCCCGCGGACCTGCGGGCGTTCGTTCGCGCCGTGCTCGCTGAACGGCCAGCCCTCCGGGATCGGTTTCTTGCCCGGTACGGCGACGCTGCGGTCTCGTTCGAAGAACTTCGGGACGAGATCGAGGCGCTGTTCGACCAGTACACACAGGACCACCCGGCCGTCACGGACGCGATCGACTTCTGGCGGTTCTTCGAGATGGCAGAGCGATACCGCGAGCGGGACCGTCATTTCGCGGCCGCAGCCGTTTACCGCGCGATTTTCACGGCGATCGACGAGAACGAGGGACGGATCGACGGTGCGTACGATCACCACGCCCGGGCGCTTCAGTCCGCGCTCGATGGGTACGTCGACTGTGTCATCGCGGCCGATCTCGACCAAGAGAGGTTCGAGACGTACGCCGGCGTGCTGGCGGAGCTGTCGAGTGCTGGTTCGCCGGTCAACGACGAGCGATTCCGCCGTGCGCTCGAGGAGCTTGAAGAGCGACGGTAG
- a CDS encoding RNA-splicing ligase RtcB, translating to MPIEITGEHTTAEFLVDEESLIEDNCLDQVRTLVDHPAFTEPIRMMPDAHVGAGAPIGFTMPLPDRVVPNIVGVDVGCGMVATNLGEDLPLDGPERERRVREAVPMGRAVHDYDDAPHLVEEFPFEGANDVFERFDAAYRERFGRPIDPLEFDFEGYDGAYFKALCRRVLAGSRQGMGYVIRGAGTLGGGNHFVEFAKARDSGEYWLVIHSGSRYLGKSVAEYWQEKATQYREADAIREAIPEEYAEYLKFDPETVSDADLFAWVTGGKGKSHVRKDAIRADFDGEEVDEVFRALSRPQEALEDRNEDLDWLEGQEAHGYFVDMLFAQQYARWNRELMSDAICAALDLEPVDRFQSIHNYVDFRDLTIRKGATPARDGQRLVIPFNMAEGSLLARGKGNRRSHQTAPHGAGRTMGRREAHETLNVEDFETAMAEVYSESVGESTLDEAPMAYKSVEAIVEAIEPTAEIIDRLDVVHNLKATE from the coding sequence ATGCCAATCGAAATCACAGGCGAACACACGACCGCCGAATTTCTCGTCGACGAGGAGTCGCTCATCGAGGACAACTGTCTCGACCAGGTCCGGACGCTCGTTGACCACCCTGCATTCACCGAGCCGATCCGGATGATGCCCGACGCCCACGTCGGCGCGGGCGCACCCATCGGGTTCACCATGCCCTTGCCGGACCGGGTCGTGCCCAACATCGTCGGCGTCGACGTCGGCTGTGGTATGGTCGCGACGAACCTCGGCGAGGACCTACCACTTGACGGCCCGGAACGCGAGCGGCGGGTGCGCGAGGCCGTACCGATGGGGCGGGCCGTCCACGACTACGACGACGCGCCGCATCTCGTTGAGGAATTCCCGTTCGAGGGGGCGAACGACGTGTTCGAACGCTTTGACGCCGCCTACCGCGAGCGCTTCGGCCGCCCGATCGACCCGCTCGAGTTCGACTTCGAGGGCTACGATGGGGCGTACTTCAAGGCGCTGTGCCGGCGCGTGCTCGCTGGATCCCGGCAGGGCATGGGTTACGTGATCCGCGGTGCGGGCACGCTCGGCGGTGGCAACCACTTCGTCGAGTTCGCGAAGGCTCGCGATTCCGGTGAGTACTGGCTGGTGATCCACAGCGGCTCGCGGTATCTCGGCAAGTCCGTCGCCGAGTACTGGCAGGAGAAGGCGACGCAGTATCGCGAGGCCGACGCGATCCGCGAGGCGATACCCGAGGAATACGCCGAGTATCTGAAGTTCGACCCCGAGACGGTCAGCGACGCGGACCTCTTCGCGTGGGTCACCGGCGGGAAGGGCAAATCGCACGTCCGCAAAGACGCGATCCGGGCGGACTTCGACGGCGAGGAGGTCGACGAGGTCTTCCGGGCGCTGTCTCGGCCGCAGGAAGCTCTCGAAGATCGCAACGAGGATCTCGACTGGCTGGAAGGTCAGGAGGCCCACGGCTACTTCGTCGACATGCTGTTCGCCCAGCAGTACGCCCGCTGGAACCGGGAGCTGATGAGCGACGCTATCTGTGCGGCGCTGGATCTCGAGCCTGTCGATCGATTCCAGTCGATCCACAACTACGTCGACTTCCGCGACCTGACTATCCGAAAGGGCGCGACGCCGGCCCGGGACGGACAGCGCCTCGTCATCCCCTTCAACATGGCCGAAGGCTCGCTACTGGCACGTGGGAAGGGGAATCGACGGTCCCACCAGACGGCTCCCCACGGGGCCGGCCGGACGATGGGGCGTCGCGAGGCTCACGAGACACTCAACGTCGAGGACTTCGAGACCGCGATGGCGGAAGTGTATTCGGAGTCCGTTGGTGAGTCGACGCTCGACGAGGCCCCGATGGCCTACAAGTCTGTGGAGGCGATCGTCGAGGCGATCGAACCGACTGCGGAGATAATCGATCGGCTCGACGTCGTTCACAATCTGAAGGCGACGGAGTAG
- a CDS encoding glycosyltransferase family 39 protein, translating into MALLAVVFALIVLLLVTRYTDLPWYRPAALVAFLGHVFVALVVLPRLPYRWDIAQFHQTASEIATGSFTSGSSTVSSFGGFQALTYTVFSPQPETIAIFSGLFAVLTVIPISSLVRQLYPSRTESRLGLVLIVLFAPLQFLFLSLPMRDGLSVLLFFSLLSVALRALKTHQLRSVAVAIPLWGMLYLLRPELALVFVLGSLANVIVKVVQTTTDDLSLTSLTAVIGTAGAIGFGLFAEVLYSFESANAQMTGRSSGGAVYLDGMEYASWFDFLLAAPVRAIYFQFAPFPLHVESIFHFLAFTVSVAVIVLTVAAARSLYECRLDETTAVFLVVIYFAGIVGYGTINANFGTNVRHRIVFDFLLLGFALPVIQHWELHIREWLGIIPRQRRKRDEKKRET; encoded by the coding sequence ATGGCGCTTTTGGCCGTCGTCTTTGCTCTCATCGTTCTCCTCCTTGTGACACGATACACGGATCTTCCTTGGTATCGACCAGCAGCTCTCGTTGCATTTCTCGGTCACGTCTTCGTCGCGCTCGTCGTTCTCCCCCGATTGCCCTACCGATGGGATATCGCACAGTTTCATCAGACAGCGAGCGAAATCGCGACAGGGTCATTCACGTCTGGATCCTCGACTGTGAGTTCGTTCGGAGGATTCCAGGCCCTCACGTACACCGTCTTCAGCCCACAACCCGAAACCATCGCGATATTCAGCGGGTTATTCGCCGTCCTGACAGTAATACCCATCTCGTCTCTTGTCCGCCAGCTGTACCCGTCACGAACGGAATCGCGACTCGGTCTCGTGCTCATCGTGCTGTTCGCACCGCTGCAGTTTCTGTTCCTCAGCCTCCCAATGCGAGATGGGTTATCTGTCCTGCTGTTTTTCTCACTCCTCAGTGTAGCCCTCCGGGCGCTCAAGACACACCAGCTGAGGTCTGTAGCCGTTGCCATTCCACTTTGGGGCATGCTGTACCTATTGCGACCCGAACTTGCGCTCGTGTTTGTACTCGGTAGCCTAGCAAATGTGATCGTCAAAGTGGTCCAGACGACCACTGACGATTTGTCGCTTACGTCACTTACGGCAGTAATCGGTACTGCCGGTGCGATCGGATTCGGGTTGTTCGCAGAAGTCCTCTATTCGTTCGAGAGTGCAAACGCACAAATGACAGGACGGTCGAGCGGTGGGGCCGTCTATCTCGACGGAATGGAATACGCCTCCTGGTTCGACTTTCTCCTCGCTGCACCGGTACGGGCTATCTATTTTCAGTTCGCCCCGTTTCCGTTGCACGTCGAGTCGATATTTCACTTCTTGGCCTTCACCGTCTCTGTAGCTGTCATTGTTCTCACCGTGGCTGCTGCTCGATCGCTTTACGAATGCCGGTTGGACGAGACAACTGCTGTGTTTCTCGTCGTCATTTACTTCGCGGGAATCGTCGGGTATGGAACGATCAACGCAAACTTCGGGACGAATGTCCGCCACCGGATCGTCTTCGATTTCTTGCTGCTCGGGTTCGCTTTGCCGGTGATACAGCACTGGGAATTACATATTCGTGAGTGGCTCGGTATAATTCCACGTCAACGCCGTAAGCGTGACGAAAAGAAGCGCGAAACTTAA
- a CDS encoding glycosyltransferase family 4 protein, whose amino-acid sequence MRILRVAQKVYPEVPGGGTYHVHAMSRDQAAMGHDVTLLTVRHDESLPHFEKRAGYTVVRYDPACSALGNDISPGLARYLFSANDFDVVHAHSHLYFSTNLAALRRRLGDVPLALTNHGLYSQSAPKWVFDLYLRSVGQWTFEQADVVFCYTDEDRDRVREFGVDSRIEVVSNGVDTERFTPAGDESDRIEHDGSVVLFVGRLVEGKRPQDPVRAVARLPDELDAKLYMVGDGPMRSELEAMAGEEVTFLGQVPYEEMPQVYRSGDVLVLPSRAEGLPRTVLEAMASGLPVVVSDLEQVAPVVGGAGVTVSVGHVEGFVAGIETVLDGGVGDPRSRVEGRFDWAETVGRTTEVLEGL is encoded by the coding sequence ATGCGCATCCTGCGGGTCGCCCAGAAGGTCTACCCCGAGGTCCCCGGCGGCGGGACCTATCACGTCCACGCGATGAGTCGTGACCAGGCCGCGATGGGCCACGACGTCACGCTGCTGACCGTCCGTCACGACGAGTCGCTTCCCCACTTCGAGAAGCGTGCAGGGTACACGGTGGTGCGCTACGATCCTGCGTGTTCCGCGCTGGGGAACGACATCAGTCCCGGGCTGGCACGGTATCTCTTCTCGGCGAATGACTTCGACGTGGTGCATGCCCACTCGCACCTGTACTTCTCGACGAACCTGGCCGCGCTACGGCGTCGACTGGGGGACGTGCCGCTGGCGCTGACGAACCACGGACTGTATTCCCAGAGTGCACCCAAGTGGGTGTTCGACCTGTATCTGCGGAGCGTGGGTCAGTGGACCTTTGAGCAAGCTGACGTGGTGTTCTGTTACACGGACGAGGATCGCGATCGGGTGCGGGAGTTCGGCGTGGACTCCCGGATCGAAGTCGTGTCGAACGGTGTGGACACGGAGCGATTTACGCCTGCGGGGGATGAGAGTGACCGGATCGAACACGATGGGAGTGTGGTGTTGTTCGTCGGGCGGCTGGTCGAGGGGAAGCGACCGCAGGACCCGGTGCGGGCGGTGGCGCGGTTGCCTGACGAACTGGACGCGAAACTGTACATGGTCGGCGACGGGCCGATGCGGTCGGAGCTGGAGGCGATGGCTGGTGAGGAGGTGACGTTCCTGGGGCAGGTTCCCTACGAGGAGATGCCGCAGGTGTATCGGTCCGGGGACGTGCTCGTGTTGCCGAGTCGAGCTGAGGGGCTGCCACGGACTGTGTTGGAAGCGATGGCTTCCGGGTTGCCCGTGGTGGTGAGCGATCTGGAACAAGTCGCGCCTGTGGTTGGGGGTGCTGGAGTGACGGTCTCGGTCGGGCACGTTGAGGGGTTCGTGGCGGGAATCGAGACGGTGCTTGACGGTGGCGTCGGTGATCCGCGATCTCGGGTCGAGGGTCGGTTCGACTGGGCGGAGACGGTCGGTCGGACGACTGAGGTTCTGGAGGGGCTGTAG
- a CDS encoding glycosyltransferase, with the protein MDSSDRHIVLFIPSLTYGGAEQVAVILANAFSRSGIKTSLITATSGDDISDQLDDSVKHASLDQSRVLTSIPYFSQYLRKTQPDAVLSFMTHTNVAAILANEMAYQPAKIVVSEHTTISNRECGRKDQLILSAAARLYPRANRVVAVSNGIASELQDDLGLKEELIQTIHNPVRRPDESDLQSPPNPWFEDSGPVLLAVGRHEPQKDFSTLLHAVAKFKSDRVNTKLVLLSEGSETPNLKKLAANLGIEQSVSFEGYVSDPYPYFSAADLFVLSSRWEGFGNVIVEAMMVGTPVVATDCPVGPAEVLSDGEFGKLAPVGDPDGLAHAIRNELRNPTDTTKLRERSKEFDPDRIAAIYKRVMF; encoded by the coding sequence ATGGACTCTTCGGATCGTCATATTGTCTTGTTCATCCCCTCTCTCACATATGGCGGAGCAGAGCAAGTTGCGGTTATTTTGGCTAACGCCTTCTCACGATCAGGGATCAAAACTAGCCTTATAACAGCGACTTCTGGTGACGATATTTCGGATCAGCTCGATGATTCTGTCAAACACGCATCTCTAGATCAATCTCGAGTTCTAACGAGTATTCCCTACTTTTCGCAATATTTGCGAAAGACGCAACCAGATGCCGTATTGTCGTTTATGACTCACACAAACGTTGCAGCAATACTTGCGAATGAGATGGCATATCAGCCTGCAAAGATTGTGGTGTCAGAGCACACCACGATCTCCAATCGTGAATGTGGAAGGAAGGACCAGCTCATTCTATCTGCAGCAGCTCGGTTATATCCACGAGCGAATCGAGTCGTCGCAGTTTCAAACGGTATCGCAAGCGAACTTCAAGACGATTTGGGATTGAAAGAGGAGTTAATCCAGACAATCCATAATCCGGTCCGCAGACCAGATGAATCAGATCTTCAATCTCCACCCAATCCTTGGTTCGAAGATTCTGGTCCAGTTTTGTTAGCGGTTGGTAGACATGAACCTCAAAAGGATTTCTCAACTCTTCTCCATGCGGTGGCTAAATTCAAGAGTGACAGAGTCAACACAAAACTCGTTCTATTGAGCGAGGGATCGGAGACGCCCAATCTCAAAAAGTTGGCTGCCAATCTCGGGATCGAACAATCCGTTTCGTTTGAGGGATATGTTAGTGACCCTTATCCATATTTCTCCGCTGCCGACTTGTTCGTTCTCAGTTCTCGGTGGGAAGGGTTTGGAAACGTGATCGTTGAAGCAATGATGGTTGGTACGCCAGTCGTAGCGACGGACTGTCCGGTCGGACCAGCAGAGGTCCTTTCTGATGGAGAGTTTGGGAAATTGGCTCCAGTCGGGGATCCAGACGGTTTGGCTCATGCGATTCGTAACGAGCTCAGAAACCCAACAGACACAACGAAACTTAGAGAGCGTAGTAAGGAGTTTGATCCTGATAGAATTGCAGCAATATATAAACGAGTGATGTTTTAA
- a CDS encoding GNAT family N-acetyltransferase, giving the protein MHASLRIATPADGPAIRSIYAPYVESTAITFETEVPTTEEMTDQIEQTHEAFPWIVCETENEGVVGYATASSLRSKAAYAWAVELTVYVDDDIQQSGVGTALYTSLLETLREQGYVDAYAAVTLPNSASVSLHENFAFEPVGTFPAAGHKQGSWHDVQWWHRQLGEHPADPEPPTPMETMKDSSALETALRSGEAALADE; this is encoded by the coding sequence ATGCACGCGTCGCTCCGGATCGCCACGCCCGCGGACGGGCCTGCGATCCGGTCGATCTACGCGCCGTACGTCGAATCGACGGCGATCACCTTCGAGACCGAAGTCCCGACGACAGAGGAGATGACCGACCAGATCGAGCAGACCCACGAGGCGTTCCCCTGGATCGTCTGTGAGACCGAGAACGAAGGCGTCGTGGGCTACGCGACGGCGAGTTCGCTCCGGTCGAAGGCGGCCTACGCCTGGGCGGTCGAACTCACAGTCTACGTCGACGACGACATCCAGCAATCGGGCGTCGGCACCGCACTATACACATCGCTGCTGGAAACCCTGCGCGAACAGGGCTACGTCGACGCGTACGCCGCGGTGACGCTGCCGAACTCGGCGAGTGTGAGCCTCCACGAGAACTTCGCGTTCGAGCCGGTGGGAACCTTTCCCGCGGCCGGGCACAAGCAAGGCTCGTGGCACGATGTCCAGTGGTGGCACCGACAGTTGGGCGAACATCCAGCCGATCCAGAGCCGCCAACGCCGATGGAGACGATGAAAGACTCGTCTGCACTCGAAACGGCGCTGCGATCGGGCGAGGCAGCGCTCGCGGACGAGTGA
- a CDS encoding DUF234 domain-containing protein, with translation MAEQLCQRALPGLVDRQFCNVRQWWFREHELDVLGLADEGLVAGECTFTSRQVSEGVFADLERTTSEVRWSGAPVDGETLYVLFSRSGYTDDLERTADVRDDVQLFSLSDLFDSAF, from the coding sequence ATAGCCGAACAGCTCTGCCAGCGCGCGCTCCCCGGTCTCGTCGATCGACAATTCTGCAACGTCAGACAGTGGTGGTTCCGGGAACACGAACTCGACGTCCTCGGGCTCGCGGACGAAGGGCTCGTCGCTGGCGAGTGCACGTTCACCTCCCGGCAGGTCAGTGAAGGCGTTTTCGCGGACCTCGAACGAACCACGTCCGAAGTCCGATGGTCCGGGGCGCCTGTGGACGGGGAGACGCTGTACGTGTTGTTCAGCCGCTCGGGCTACACGGACGACCTCGAACGTACTGCCGACGTGCGGGACGATGTACAGTTGTTTTCTCTGTCCGATCTGTTCGATTCTGCCTTCTAG
- a CDS encoding glycosyltransferase gives MLQRSDDDSIPVWYLIGTLTVGGAERTLVDLVSRLDDRFDPVIWTIAEPGPLADAVPEDVPVRSLGAQSKADVRAPIRFVRAVRRERPPLLQSFLFFDNTLARLAGLVSPETTVITGVRAVPDSRPRHREWIDRTTLRLSDAIVSNSEAGAEWIISRGASAECVSVIPNGRDVDRYHQPVPDGYSNRLGLPEGPVVGTVGRLIRRKGHHDLIAAWPSIRAHSDDAQLVLVGDGPEYDRLRREVDQLECGDSVHLLGRRDDVPELLALFDVFAFPTYYEGLPGALLEAMCAELPIVTTPVDGCSELVEDGVHGTHVPVGDVEELAEAIIQYVEYSELAGEHAATAHERAVSSFSLEMMVENFQELYDGLMRE, from the coding sequence GTGCTCCAAAGGAGCGACGACGATTCGATACCAGTGTGGTATCTTATCGGGACGCTCACGGTCGGCGGTGCCGAAAGAACGCTGGTCGATCTGGTGTCGAGACTCGACGACAGGTTCGATCCAGTCATCTGGACGATCGCAGAGCCGGGGCCGCTAGCTGATGCTGTCCCGGAAGACGTCCCCGTGCGATCGCTCGGTGCTCAATCGAAAGCTGACGTTCGAGCCCCGATTCGGTTCGTCCGGGCAGTCCGTCGTGAACGACCACCGCTTCTCCAGTCGTTTTTGTTTTTCGATAATACGCTCGCACGGTTGGCCGGACTCGTCAGTCCGGAGACAACGGTGATTACCGGCGTTCGGGCCGTGCCCGACAGTCGACCACGACATCGTGAGTGGATCGATCGGACGACGTTGAGGCTCTCTGATGCCATCGTTTCGAACTCCGAGGCGGGTGCCGAGTGGATCATCTCCCGTGGCGCGTCGGCGGAGTGCGTTTCGGTGATTCCCAACGGTCGGGATGTCGATCGTTACCACCAGCCAGTTCCGGACGGATATAGCAATCGTCTGGGACTCCCCGAGGGCCCGGTCGTCGGCACTGTCGGACGGCTCATTCGTCGGAAGGGGCACCACGATCTGATTGCTGCATGGCCTTCGATTCGTGCCCATTCGGACGATGCACAGTTGGTTCTGGTAGGTGATGGACCCGAATACGACCGACTCCGGCGGGAAGTAGACCAACTCGAATGTGGGGATTCTGTGCATCTTCTGGGGCGACGTGATGACGTGCCGGAACTGCTGGCACTGTTCGACGTCTTCGCGTTTCCGACGTACTACGAAGGATTACCTGGCGCGCTCCTGGAGGCGATGTGTGCCGAACTGCCGATCGTGACGACTCCAGTCGATGGCTGTTCAGAGCTGGTCGAAGATGGCGTCCACGGGACTCACGTTCCGGTCGGCGATGTGGAGGAATTGGCGGAGGCAATCATTCAGTATGTCGAATATTCGGAGTTAGCTGGCGAGCATGCCGCTACCGCCCACGAGCGGGCGGTATCCTCGTTCAGTCTCGAAATGATGGTTGAGAACTTCCAGGAACTGTACGATGGTCTTATGAGGGAGTGA